From a single Methanothermobacter sp. genomic region:
- a CDS encoding class I SAM-dependent methyltransferase, which produces MPRKIHVGGGKSTRDLIDAKKLIEMLPLKAGDTFLDAGCGDGFISLEAASAVGDEGRVIAVDVYPESVEKLRSKMGRGSNILPLVADITHRLPVPDRTVDVYFMANVFHGIVVNGEVEPLMAEVKRLLSGTGRLVVVDFKKVAGTPGPHIDLRLSEDEVIEILEGHGFTVESVGGAGPYHYIIIAVPGHWKPHQ; this is translated from the coding sequence ATGCCCCGTAAGATCCATGTGGGTGGCGGTAAATCGACAAGGGACCTCATAGATGCTAAAAAGCTCATTGAGATGCTTCCATTGAAGGCCGGGGACACATTTCTTGATGCTGGCTGTGGTGATGGATTTATTTCACTTGAAGCAGCATCCGCTGTTGGTGATGAGGGAAGGGTCATCGCGGTTGATGTATACCCAGAATCAGTTGAGAAACTGAGGTCCAAAATGGGCAGAGGGAGTAACATACTACCTCTTGTTGCCGATATAACCCATAGACTGCCGGTTCCTGATAGAACAGTTGACGTTTACTTCATGGCCAACGTTTTCCATGGGATAGTGGTCAACGGCGAGGTTGAACCACTGATGGCCGAGGTCAAAAGACTCCTCAGTGGGACTGGAAGGCTGGTTGTGGTTGATTTTAAAAAGGTAGCGGGAACACCGGGACCGCACATCGATCTAAGGCTATCTGAGGATGAGGTCATAGAGATTCTTGAAGGCCATGGTTTCACTGTGGAGTCCGTGGGAGGTGCTGGACCCTACCATTATATTATAATAGCGGTGCCGGGGCACTGGAAACCCCATCAGTAG
- a CDS encoding archaeosine tRNA-ribosyltransferase, with translation MSKTGYQIKLHDGPARLGLLGDSETPLLVKYEKMEIAPYETIPHNVPREIAEWGVTETLEMASESDSEYAFIHGSRYTDLRVRCALELEEIGFRKLIVANMDELLRRPMEMVRILTGIREAIKPETMLCSTFSPPAFIPLLAYMGVDVFSDAAAEFYGMINVLFTETHTYPLDTYRLGSYSKDELIERNRLTLDLVLREVREHIKNGTLRNLVEERAASSPQNMSALRTLDHEMQEFLQKYTPLY, from the coding sequence ATGAGCAAGACTGGATACCAGATAAAATTACATGACGGACCCGCAAGGCTGGGTCTTCTCGGAGATTCTGAAACTCCCCTACTTGTAAAGTATGAAAAGATGGAAATCGCCCCATACGAAACCATCCCACACAATGTACCCCGGGAAATCGCAGAGTGGGGGGTCACTGAAACCCTGGAGATGGCCTCTGAATCTGATTCAGAATACGCATTCATACATGGATCCCGCTACACTGACCTCAGAGTAAGGTGCGCCCTTGAACTTGAGGAGATCGGTTTCAGGAAACTCATAGTGGCAAATATGGATGAACTGCTCCGGAGACCCATGGAGATGGTTCGGATTCTGACTGGAATACGTGAGGCCATAAAACCCGAAACCATGCTATGTTCAACATTCTCCCCTCCAGCCTTCATCCCCCTCCTCGCGTATATGGGTGTGGATGTGTTCTCAGATGCCGCTGCAGAGTTCTATGGTATGATCAATGTTCTGTTCACCGAAACCCATACCTATCCCCTGGACACCTACCGGCTCGGTAGTTACAGTAAAGATGAACTGATTGAAAGGAACAGGCTGACACTGGATCTGGTGCTAAGGGAGGTCCGTGAACACATAAAGAATGGTACACTGAGAAACCTCGTCGAGGAGCGTGCCGCCTCCTCACCCCAGAACATGTCTGCACTCAGAACACTGGACCATGAAATGCAGGAATTCCTCCAGAAGTACACCCCCCTCTACTGA